One genomic region from Equus asinus isolate D_3611 breed Donkey chromosome 10, EquAss-T2T_v2, whole genome shotgun sequence encodes:
- the WDR31 gene encoding WD repeat-containing protein 31 isoform X5 gives MSAGSALLLPPLAAGPSSLWRLGSGYLNSFPKDKHYKALNTAVHQEGPIGLGVSCVHKSDQFFSASRDRTVMMWDLHGSVQPRQHFSGHAMVVTGVAVSPDSSQLCTGSRDNSLLLWDVGTGQCVERAAVSRNLVTHLCWVPREPYVLQTSEDKTIRLWDSRGLQVAHQFPTKQHIQTYCEASEDGHMCISCSSGFGGEGCEATLWDLRQTRNRIREYKGHFQTVASCVFLPRALALMPVVATSSHDCRVKIWNRDTGACLSTLSLDGSGPLTSLAVGDTRSLLCASFSRGIHLLRVDHGPGLELREVAAF, from the exons ATGTCCGCCGGCTCGGCGCTCCTCCTGCCTCCGCTCGCGGCCGGGCCATCCAGCCTATGG AGATTAGGAAGTGGCTACCTGAACTCTTTTCCAAAGGATAAACATTACAAAGCATTGAATACGGCAGTTCACCAAGAAGGTCCTATTGGTTTGGGG GTATCCTGTGTTCACAAATCAGACCAGTTCTTCAGCGCCTCTCGTGACAGGACGGTCATGATGTGGGACTTGCATGGCTCCGTGCAACCGAGGCAGCACTTCTCTGGCCATGCCATGGTGGTCACTGGAGTGGCTGTGAGTCCAG ACTCATCACAGCTGTGCACTGGCTCCCGGGACAACAGCCTGCTTCTGTGGGATGTGGGGACCGGACAGTGTGTGGAGAGAGCTGCTGTCTCCAGGAACCTG GTCACTCACCTGTGCTGGGTCCCCAGAGAACCGTATGTCCTACAGACTTCTGAAGATAAAACCATCAG ATTATGGGACAGTCGGGGACTGCAGGTAGCTCATCAGTTTCCCACAAAGCAGCATATCCAGACCTACTGTGAGGCCAGTGAGGATGGACACATGTGCATCTCCTGCAGCAGTGGCTTTGGAGGGGAGGGCTGTGAAGCCACA TTGTGGGACCTAAGGCAGACACGGAACAGAATACGCGAGTATAAGGGGCACTTCCAGACTGTTGCATCCTGTGTCTTTCTACCAAGAGCATTGGCCTTGATGCCTGTCGTTGCTACCTCATCACATGACTGCAGGGTGAAGATTTGGAACCGAGATACTGGAG CCTGCCTTTCCACCTTGTCTCTGGATGGATCGGGACCTTTGACTTCCCTGGCTGTTGGCGACACCAGGTCCTTGTTGTGTGCAAGTTTCAGCAGAGGAATTCACTTACTCAGAGTGGACCACGGCCCAGGGCTGGAGCTGCGGGAAGTGGCAGCATTCTGA
- the WDR31 gene encoding WD repeat-containing protein 31 isoform X8, translated as MSAGSALLLPPLAAGPSSLWRLGSGYLNSFPKDKHYKALNTAVHQEGPIGLGTVVAYNWKTGNVVKRFKGHEREVTKVSCVHKSDQFFSASRDRTVMMWDLHGSVQPRQHFSGHAMVVTGVAVSPDSSQLCTGSRDNSLLLWDVGTGQCVERAAVSRNLVTHLCWVPREPYVLQTSEDKTIRLWDSRGLQVAHQFPTKQHIQTYCEASEDGHMCISCSSGFGGEGCEATLWDLRQTRNRIREYKGHFQTVASCVFLPRALALMPVVATSSHDCRVKIWNRDTGACLSTLSLDGSGPLTSLAVGDTRSLLCASFSRGIHLLRVDHGPGLELREVAAF; from the exons ATGTCCGCCGGCTCGGCGCTCCTCCTGCCTCCGCTCGCGGCCGGGCCATCCAGCCTATGG AGATTAGGAAGTGGCTACCTGAACTCTTTTCCAAAGGATAAACATTACAAAGCATTGAATACGGCAGTTCACCAAGAAGGTCCTATTGGTTTGGGG ACAGTTGTGGCCTATAATTGGAAAACTGGAAATGTGGTGAAAAGGTTCAAAGGACACGAACGTGAGGTCACCAAG GTATCCTGTGTTCACAAATCAGACCAGTTCTTCAGCGCCTCTCGTGACAGGACGGTCATGATGTGGGACTTGCATGGCTCCGTGCAACCGAGGCAGCACTTCTCTGGCCATGCCATGGTGGTCACTGGAGTGGCTGTGAGTCCAG ACTCATCACAGCTGTGCACTGGCTCCCGGGACAACAGCCTGCTTCTGTGGGATGTGGGGACCGGACAGTGTGTGGAGAGAGCTGCTGTCTCCAGGAACCTG GTCACTCACCTGTGCTGGGTCCCCAGAGAACCGTATGTCCTACAGACTTCTGAAGATAAAACCATCAG ATTATGGGACAGTCGGGGACTGCAGGTAGCTCATCAGTTTCCCACAAAGCAGCATATCCAGACCTACTGTGAGGCCAGTGAGGATGGACACATGTGCATCTCCTGCAGCAGTGGCTTTGGAGGGGAGGGCTGTGAAGCCACA TTGTGGGACCTAAGGCAGACACGGAACAGAATACGCGAGTATAAGGGGCACTTCCAGACTGTTGCATCCTGTGTCTTTCTACCAAGAGCATTGGCCTTGATGCCTGTCGTTGCTACCTCATCACATGACTGCAGGGTGAAGATTTGGAACCGAGATACTGGAG CCTGCCTTTCCACCTTGTCTCTGGATGGATCGGGACCTTTGACTTCCCTGGCTGTTGGCGACACCAGGTCCTTGTTGTGTGCAAGTTTCAGCAGAGGAATTCACTTACTCAGAGTGGACCACGGCCCAGGGCTGGAGCTGCGGGAAGTGGCAGCATTCTGA
- the WDR31 gene encoding WD repeat-containing protein 31 isoform X2 — protein sequence MLLPRSRPTPAPPQKASCRLWATMGKLQSKLRHSTYKYRPDGIIEERTQTNAFQEYSPAHVDTVSVIAALNSDLCVSGGKDKTVVAYNWKTGNVVKRFKGHEREVTKVSCVHKSDQFFSASRDRTVMMWDLHGSVQPRQHFSGHAMVVTGVAVSPDSSQLCTGSRDNSLLLWDVGTGQCVERAAVSRNLVTHLCWVPREPYVLQTSEDKTIRLWDSRGLQVAHQFPTKQHIQTYCEASEDGHMCISCSSGFGGEGCEATLWDLRQTRNRIREYKGHFQTVASCVFLPRALALMPVVATSSHDCRVKIWNRDTGACLSTLSLDGSGPLTSLAVGDTRSLLCASFSRGIHLLRVDHGPGLELREVAAF from the exons ATGCTGCTGCCCAGGAGCCGTCCgacaccagcccctcctcagaaGGCTTCCTGTAGGCTCTGGGCCACGATGGGGAAACTGCAGAGCAAACTCAGACACAGCACTTATAAATACAG GCCTGATGGAATTATAGAAGAGAGAACTCAAACTAACGCTTTTCAAGAGTATAGCCCAGCTCACGTGGATACCGTCTCTGTTATTGCTGCTCTGAACTCAGACCTTTGTGTCTCCGGAGGAAAAGATAAG ACAGTTGTGGCCTATAATTGGAAAACTGGAAATGTGGTGAAAAGGTTCAAAGGACACGAACGTGAGGTCACCAAG GTATCCTGTGTTCACAAATCAGACCAGTTCTTCAGCGCCTCTCGTGACAGGACGGTCATGATGTGGGACTTGCATGGCTCCGTGCAACCGAGGCAGCACTTCTCTGGCCATGCCATGGTGGTCACTGGAGTGGCTGTGAGTCCAG ACTCATCACAGCTGTGCACTGGCTCCCGGGACAACAGCCTGCTTCTGTGGGATGTGGGGACCGGACAGTGTGTGGAGAGAGCTGCTGTCTCCAGGAACCTG GTCACTCACCTGTGCTGGGTCCCCAGAGAACCGTATGTCCTACAGACTTCTGAAGATAAAACCATCAG ATTATGGGACAGTCGGGGACTGCAGGTAGCTCATCAGTTTCCCACAAAGCAGCATATCCAGACCTACTGTGAGGCCAGTGAGGATGGACACATGTGCATCTCCTGCAGCAGTGGCTTTGGAGGGGAGGGCTGTGAAGCCACA TTGTGGGACCTAAGGCAGACACGGAACAGAATACGCGAGTATAAGGGGCACTTCCAGACTGTTGCATCCTGTGTCTTTCTACCAAGAGCATTGGCCTTGATGCCTGTCGTTGCTACCTCATCACATGACTGCAGGGTGAAGATTTGGAACCGAGATACTGGAG CCTGCCTTTCCACCTTGTCTCTGGATGGATCGGGACCTTTGACTTCCCTGGCTGTTGGCGACACCAGGTCCTTGTTGTGTGCAAGTTTCAGCAGAGGAATTCACTTACTCAGAGTGGACCACGGCCCAGGGCTGGAGCTGCGGGAAGTGGCAGCATTCTGA
- the WDR31 gene encoding WD repeat-containing protein 31 isoform X1, translating to MLLPRSRPTPAPPQKASCRLWATMGKLQSKLRHSTYKYSRPDGIIEERTQTNAFQEYSPAHVDTVSVIAALNSDLCVSGGKDKTVVAYNWKTGNVVKRFKGHEREVTKVSCVHKSDQFFSASRDRTVMMWDLHGSVQPRQHFSGHAMVVTGVAVSPDSSQLCTGSRDNSLLLWDVGTGQCVERAAVSRNLVTHLCWVPREPYVLQTSEDKTIRLWDSRGLQVAHQFPTKQHIQTYCEASEDGHMCISCSSGFGGEGCEATLWDLRQTRNRIREYKGHFQTVASCVFLPRALALMPVVATSSHDCRVKIWNRDTGACLSTLSLDGSGPLTSLAVGDTRSLLCASFSRGIHLLRVDHGPGLELREVAAF from the exons ATGCTGCTGCCCAGGAGCCGTCCgacaccagcccctcctcagaaGGCTTCCTGTAGGCTCTGGGCCACGATGGGGAAACTGCAGAGCAAACTCAGACACAGCACTTATAAATACAG CAGGCCTGATGGAATTATAGAAGAGAGAACTCAAACTAACGCTTTTCAAGAGTATAGCCCAGCTCACGTGGATACCGTCTCTGTTATTGCTGCTCTGAACTCAGACCTTTGTGTCTCCGGAGGAAAAGATAAG ACAGTTGTGGCCTATAATTGGAAAACTGGAAATGTGGTGAAAAGGTTCAAAGGACACGAACGTGAGGTCACCAAG GTATCCTGTGTTCACAAATCAGACCAGTTCTTCAGCGCCTCTCGTGACAGGACGGTCATGATGTGGGACTTGCATGGCTCCGTGCAACCGAGGCAGCACTTCTCTGGCCATGCCATGGTGGTCACTGGAGTGGCTGTGAGTCCAG ACTCATCACAGCTGTGCACTGGCTCCCGGGACAACAGCCTGCTTCTGTGGGATGTGGGGACCGGACAGTGTGTGGAGAGAGCTGCTGTCTCCAGGAACCTG GTCACTCACCTGTGCTGGGTCCCCAGAGAACCGTATGTCCTACAGACTTCTGAAGATAAAACCATCAG ATTATGGGACAGTCGGGGACTGCAGGTAGCTCATCAGTTTCCCACAAAGCAGCATATCCAGACCTACTGTGAGGCCAGTGAGGATGGACACATGTGCATCTCCTGCAGCAGTGGCTTTGGAGGGGAGGGCTGTGAAGCCACA TTGTGGGACCTAAGGCAGACACGGAACAGAATACGCGAGTATAAGGGGCACTTCCAGACTGTTGCATCCTGTGTCTTTCTACCAAGAGCATTGGCCTTGATGCCTGTCGTTGCTACCTCATCACATGACTGCAGGGTGAAGATTTGGAACCGAGATACTGGAG CCTGCCTTTCCACCTTGTCTCTGGATGGATCGGGACCTTTGACTTCCCTGGCTGTTGGCGACACCAGGTCCTTGTTGTGTGCAAGTTTCAGCAGAGGAATTCACTTACTCAGAGTGGACCACGGCCCAGGGCTGGAGCTGCGGGAAGTGGCAGCATTCTGA
- the WDR31 gene encoding WD repeat-containing protein 31 isoform X6 has translation MLLPRSRPTPAPPQKASCRLWATMGKLQSKLRHSTYKYSRPDGIIEERTQTNAFQEYSPAHVDTVSVIAALNSDLCVSGGKDKTVVAYNWKTGNVVKRFKGHEREVTKVSCVHKSDQFFSASRDRTVMMWDLHGSVQPRQHFSGHAMVVTGVAVSPDSSQLCTGSRDNSLLLWDVGTGQCVERAAVSRNLLWDLRQTRNRIREYKGHFQTVASCVFLPRALALMPVVATSSHDCRVKIWNRDTGACLSTLSLDGSGPLTSLAVGDTRSLLCASFSRGIHLLRVDHGPGLELREVAAF, from the exons ATGCTGCTGCCCAGGAGCCGTCCgacaccagcccctcctcagaaGGCTTCCTGTAGGCTCTGGGCCACGATGGGGAAACTGCAGAGCAAACTCAGACACAGCACTTATAAATACAG CAGGCCTGATGGAATTATAGAAGAGAGAACTCAAACTAACGCTTTTCAAGAGTATAGCCCAGCTCACGTGGATACCGTCTCTGTTATTGCTGCTCTGAACTCAGACCTTTGTGTCTCCGGAGGAAAAGATAAG ACAGTTGTGGCCTATAATTGGAAAACTGGAAATGTGGTGAAAAGGTTCAAAGGACACGAACGTGAGGTCACCAAG GTATCCTGTGTTCACAAATCAGACCAGTTCTTCAGCGCCTCTCGTGACAGGACGGTCATGATGTGGGACTTGCATGGCTCCGTGCAACCGAGGCAGCACTTCTCTGGCCATGCCATGGTGGTCACTGGAGTGGCTGTGAGTCCAG ACTCATCACAGCTGTGCACTGGCTCCCGGGACAACAGCCTGCTTCTGTGGGATGTGGGGACCGGACAGTGTGTGGAGAGAGCTGCTGTCTCCAGGAACCTG TTGTGGGACCTAAGGCAGACACGGAACAGAATACGCGAGTATAAGGGGCACTTCCAGACTGTTGCATCCTGTGTCTTTCTACCAAGAGCATTGGCCTTGATGCCTGTCGTTGCTACCTCATCACATGACTGCAGGGTGAAGATTTGGAACCGAGATACTGGAG CCTGCCTTTCCACCTTGTCTCTGGATGGATCGGGACCTTTGACTTCCCTGGCTGTTGGCGACACCAGGTCCTTGTTGTGTGCAAGTTTCAGCAGAGGAATTCACTTACTCAGAGTGGACCACGGCCCAGGGCTGGAGCTGCGGGAAGTGGCAGCATTCTGA
- the WDR31 gene encoding WD repeat-containing protein 31 isoform X4 has protein sequence MLLPRSRPTPAPPQKASCRLWATMGKLQSKLRHSTYKYSRPDGIIEERTQTNAFQEYSPAHVDTVSVIAALNSDLCVSGGKDKTVVAYNWKTGNVVKRFKGHEREVTKVSCVHKSDQFFSASRDRTVMMWDLHGSVQPRQHFSGHAMVVTGVAVSPDSSQLCTGSRDNSLLLWDVGTGQCVERAAVSRNLVTHLCWVPREPYVLQTSEDKTIRLWDSRGLQVAHQFPTKQHIQTYCEASEDGHMCISCSSGFGGEGCEATLWDLRQTRNRIREYKGHFQTVASCVFLPRALALMPVVATSSHDCRVKIWNRDTGGKRLLLVHL, from the exons ATGCTGCTGCCCAGGAGCCGTCCgacaccagcccctcctcagaaGGCTTCCTGTAGGCTCTGGGCCACGATGGGGAAACTGCAGAGCAAACTCAGACACAGCACTTATAAATACAG CAGGCCTGATGGAATTATAGAAGAGAGAACTCAAACTAACGCTTTTCAAGAGTATAGCCCAGCTCACGTGGATACCGTCTCTGTTATTGCTGCTCTGAACTCAGACCTTTGTGTCTCCGGAGGAAAAGATAAG ACAGTTGTGGCCTATAATTGGAAAACTGGAAATGTGGTGAAAAGGTTCAAAGGACACGAACGTGAGGTCACCAAG GTATCCTGTGTTCACAAATCAGACCAGTTCTTCAGCGCCTCTCGTGACAGGACGGTCATGATGTGGGACTTGCATGGCTCCGTGCAACCGAGGCAGCACTTCTCTGGCCATGCCATGGTGGTCACTGGAGTGGCTGTGAGTCCAG ACTCATCACAGCTGTGCACTGGCTCCCGGGACAACAGCCTGCTTCTGTGGGATGTGGGGACCGGACAGTGTGTGGAGAGAGCTGCTGTCTCCAGGAACCTG GTCACTCACCTGTGCTGGGTCCCCAGAGAACCGTATGTCCTACAGACTTCTGAAGATAAAACCATCAG ATTATGGGACAGTCGGGGACTGCAGGTAGCTCATCAGTTTCCCACAAAGCAGCATATCCAGACCTACTGTGAGGCCAGTGAGGATGGACACATGTGCATCTCCTGCAGCAGTGGCTTTGGAGGGGAGGGCTGTGAAGCCACA TTGTGGGACCTAAGGCAGACACGGAACAGAATACGCGAGTATAAGGGGCACTTCCAGACTGTTGCATCCTGTGTCTTTCTACCAAGAGCATTGGCCTTGATGCCTGTCGTTGCTACCTCATCACATGACTGCAGGGTGAAGATTTGGAACCGAGATACTGGAGGTAAGCGCCTGCTGTTAGTGCATCTCTGA
- the WDR31 gene encoding WD repeat-containing protein 31 isoform X3 codes for MLLPRSRPTPAPPQKASCRLWATMGKLQSKLRHSTYKYSRPDGIIEERTQTNAFQEYSPAHVDTVSVIAALNSDLCVSGGKDKVSCVHKSDQFFSASRDRTVMMWDLHGSVQPRQHFSGHAMVVTGVAVSPDSSQLCTGSRDNSLLLWDVGTGQCVERAAVSRNLVTHLCWVPREPYVLQTSEDKTIRLWDSRGLQVAHQFPTKQHIQTYCEASEDGHMCISCSSGFGGEGCEATLWDLRQTRNRIREYKGHFQTVASCVFLPRALALMPVVATSSHDCRVKIWNRDTGACLSTLSLDGSGPLTSLAVGDTRSLLCASFSRGIHLLRVDHGPGLELREVAAF; via the exons ATGCTGCTGCCCAGGAGCCGTCCgacaccagcccctcctcagaaGGCTTCCTGTAGGCTCTGGGCCACGATGGGGAAACTGCAGAGCAAACTCAGACACAGCACTTATAAATACAG CAGGCCTGATGGAATTATAGAAGAGAGAACTCAAACTAACGCTTTTCAAGAGTATAGCCCAGCTCACGTGGATACCGTCTCTGTTATTGCTGCTCTGAACTCAGACCTTTGTGTCTCCGGAGGAAAAGATAAG GTATCCTGTGTTCACAAATCAGACCAGTTCTTCAGCGCCTCTCGTGACAGGACGGTCATGATGTGGGACTTGCATGGCTCCGTGCAACCGAGGCAGCACTTCTCTGGCCATGCCATGGTGGTCACTGGAGTGGCTGTGAGTCCAG ACTCATCACAGCTGTGCACTGGCTCCCGGGACAACAGCCTGCTTCTGTGGGATGTGGGGACCGGACAGTGTGTGGAGAGAGCTGCTGTCTCCAGGAACCTG GTCACTCACCTGTGCTGGGTCCCCAGAGAACCGTATGTCCTACAGACTTCTGAAGATAAAACCATCAG ATTATGGGACAGTCGGGGACTGCAGGTAGCTCATCAGTTTCCCACAAAGCAGCATATCCAGACCTACTGTGAGGCCAGTGAGGATGGACACATGTGCATCTCCTGCAGCAGTGGCTTTGGAGGGGAGGGCTGTGAAGCCACA TTGTGGGACCTAAGGCAGACACGGAACAGAATACGCGAGTATAAGGGGCACTTCCAGACTGTTGCATCCTGTGTCTTTCTACCAAGAGCATTGGCCTTGATGCCTGTCGTTGCTACCTCATCACATGACTGCAGGGTGAAGATTTGGAACCGAGATACTGGAG CCTGCCTTTCCACCTTGTCTCTGGATGGATCGGGACCTTTGACTTCCCTGGCTGTTGGCGACACCAGGTCCTTGTTGTGTGCAAGTTTCAGCAGAGGAATTCACTTACTCAGAGTGGACCACGGCCCAGGGCTGGAGCTGCGGGAAGTGGCAGCATTCTGA
- the WDR31 gene encoding WD repeat-containing protein 31 isoform X7 gives MMWDLHGSVQPRQHFSGHAMVVTGVAVSPDSSQLCTGSRDNSLLLWDVGTGQCVERAAVSRNLVTHLCWVPREPYVLQTSEDKTIRLWDSRGLQVAHQFPTKQHIQTYCEASEDGHMCISCSSGFGGEGCEATLWDLRQTRNRIREYKGHFQTVASCVFLPRALALMPVVATSSHDCRVKIWNRDTGACLSTLSLDGSGPLTSLAVGDTRSLLCASFSRGIHLLRVDHGPGLELREVAAF, from the exons ATGATGTGGGACTTGCATGGCTCCGTGCAACCGAGGCAGCACTTCTCTGGCCATGCCATGGTGGTCACTGGAGTGGCTGTGAGTCCAG ACTCATCACAGCTGTGCACTGGCTCCCGGGACAACAGCCTGCTTCTGTGGGATGTGGGGACCGGACAGTGTGTGGAGAGAGCTGCTGTCTCCAGGAACCTG GTCACTCACCTGTGCTGGGTCCCCAGAGAACCGTATGTCCTACAGACTTCTGAAGATAAAACCATCAG ATTATGGGACAGTCGGGGACTGCAGGTAGCTCATCAGTTTCCCACAAAGCAGCATATCCAGACCTACTGTGAGGCCAGTGAGGATGGACACATGTGCATCTCCTGCAGCAGTGGCTTTGGAGGGGAGGGCTGTGAAGCCACA TTGTGGGACCTAAGGCAGACACGGAACAGAATACGCGAGTATAAGGGGCACTTCCAGACTGTTGCATCCTGTGTCTTTCTACCAAGAGCATTGGCCTTGATGCCTGTCGTTGCTACCTCATCACATGACTGCAGGGTGAAGATTTGGAACCGAGATACTGGAG CCTGCCTTTCCACCTTGTCTCTGGATGGATCGGGACCTTTGACTTCCCTGGCTGTTGGCGACACCAGGTCCTTGTTGTGTGCAAGTTTCAGCAGAGGAATTCACTTACTCAGAGTGGACCACGGCCCAGGGCTGGAGCTGCGGGAAGTGGCAGCATTCTGA
- the RNF183 gene encoding E3 ubiquitin-protein ligase RNF183, producing the protein MAEQQGREPEAECPVCWNPFNNTFHTPKVLDCCHSFCLECLAHLSLVTPARRQLLCPLCRQPTVLASGQPVTDLPTDIAMLTLLRLEPHHVILEGRQLCLKDQPKSRYFLRQPQVYTLDLGPEPVNQTGPPQDMASATRPMPISIPSHYSLRECSRNPQFRIFAYLMAVILSITLLLIFSIFWSKQFLWGVG; encoded by the coding sequence ATGGCCGAGCAGCAGGGCCGGGAGCCTGAGGCTGAGTGCCCTGTCTGTTGGAACCCCTTCAACAACACGTTCCACACCCCGAAAGTGCTGGATTGCTGTcactccttctgcctggaatgcctggCCCACCTCAGCCTGGTGACTCCGGCCCGTCGCCAGCTGCTGTGTCCACTCTGTCGCCAGCCCACTGTGCTGGCCTCTGGGCAGCCTGTCACTGACTTGCCCACGGATATTGCCATGCTCACCTTGCTTCGCCTGGAGCCCCACCACGTCATCCTGGAAGGCCGTCAGCTCTGTCTCAAGGACCAGCCCAAGAGCCGCTACTTCCTGCGCCAGCCCCAGGTCTACACACTGGACCTAGGCCCCGAGCCTGTGAACCAGACTGGGCCCCCCCAGGACATGGCCTCTGCCACCAGGCCCATGCCCATCTCCATCCCCAGCCACTACTCTCTGAGGGAGTGTTCCCGCAACCCTCAGTTCAGGATCTTTGCCTACCTGATGGCTGTCATCCTGAGCATCACGCTCTTGCTCATCTTCTCCATCTTTTGGAGCAAGCAGTTCCTTTGGGGGGTCGGGTGA